From Triticum urartu cultivar G1812 chromosome 2, Tu2.1, whole genome shotgun sequence, a single genomic window includes:
- the LOC125535072 gene encoding cysteine-rich receptor-like protein kinase 43 encodes MPNGSLYKYITVADAPSALDWQTRCKIIEGISFGLRYLHEGSNVPIIHLDLKPANILLDEDFVPKITDFGLSRLFDPQQTIDTAAATGTLGYMSPEYQLRGKITPMADIFSLGVIIMEIITGHRDYPYDIRKSSKDFIKQEMQKWRNKLQKEPGYTLEIDCQQIERYIQIGLICVNNDRSKRPTMKKIIDMLQGVESMNCYIRNELSIDDIQEEL; translated from the exons ATGCCTAACGGAAGTCTTTACAAGTATATTACAG TTGCAGATGCGCCTTCTGCCCTTGATTGGCAGACACGTTGCAAAATAATTGAGGGAATTTCCTTTGGTCTACGGTACCTTCACGAGGGATCTAATGTTCCAATTATTCACCTAGACCTAAAACCAGCGAACATATTGCTTGATGAAGATTTTGTACCAAAAATTACAGACTTCGGTCTTTCAAGACTGTTTGATCCACAACAAACTATTGACACTGCAGCTGCTACTGGAACATT AGGTTACATGTCACCAGAATACCAGCTACGAGGTAAAATCACACCAATGGCAGACATATTCAGTTTGGGTGTGATAATCATGGAGATAATAACAGGGCATAGGGACTACCCATATGATATTAGAAAGTCTTCCAAAGACTTCATCAAACAG GAAATGCAAAAATGGAGAAATAAGCTGCAAAAAGAACCAGGATATACACTAGAAATAGACTGCCAACAAATCGAAAGATACATTCAAATAGGTCTAATCTGCGTGAATAATGACCGGTCAAAAAGGCCTACGATGAAGAAAATTATAGATATGCTTCAAGGGGTGGAAAGTATGAATTGTTACATTCGCAACGAG CTATCAATCGACGACATCCAGGAGGAGCTGTAG